From one Flavobacteriales bacterium genomic stretch:
- a CDS encoding sodium-dependent transporter: protein MAITPKEAWGTRVGLILAMAGNAVGLGNFLRFPVQAVNNGGGAFIIPYLVCFLLMGIPLLWIEWSMGRFGGRSNNHSTPFILDTMTKRAFWKYFGVFGIFTNIAVAAYYCYIESWTMSYVWHSIAGTFDGLSQTQVAQFFRSYLDVSSSHTGIPYEAVVFYVLCLLLNTWILSRGLRGVERAAQIGMPLLILFGIFLAMRGITLGTSGASTEVPGASAWDGLNFLWTPQFDSLSNPSVWLAAAGQIFFTLSVGMGTIHCYAAYVRSKDDIALNAVSAGFTNEFVEVVLGSMIVIPIAAGYLGLDWVKQNAGFGMAFQTMPFLFEKWGPFLSMAAGVMWFGLLFFAGITSSLAMGTPWMGFMRDEFGWSRNKGALSFGAIVLALGLPTVLIYQVGANGAVNQVVFDQYDYWAGTVALVVFALAETVLFAWVFGIDKGWKELMSGADLKVPTIYKFIIKYITPAMLLVVFLGSLFTPAGNEWGAALTGLFSGEGWTLDNGSIIKTIGNAGLHDQLAATTDPAGIDALKDQLFYTNAARLILFATFAGLAVLVYLAGARRLRSTKS from the coding sequence ATGGCGATCACTCCGAAAGAAGCGTGGGGCACGCGCGTGGGCCTTATCCTGGCGATGGCCGGCAATGCCGTAGGCCTGGGCAACTTCCTGCGCTTCCCTGTGCAGGCGGTGAACAACGGGGGCGGCGCATTCATCATTCCCTACCTCGTGTGCTTCCTGCTCATGGGCATACCGCTGCTCTGGATCGAGTGGAGCATGGGCCGCTTCGGCGGGCGCAGCAACAACCACAGCACGCCCTTCATCCTCGATACGATGACCAAGCGCGCGTTCTGGAAGTACTTCGGCGTCTTCGGCATATTCACCAACATCGCCGTGGCGGCGTACTACTGCTACATCGAGAGCTGGACCATGAGCTATGTATGGCACAGCATCGCCGGCACCTTCGATGGCCTTAGCCAAACGCAGGTGGCGCAGTTCTTCCGCAGCTACCTGGATGTGAGCAGCAGCCACACCGGGATCCCTTATGAAGCGGTGGTGTTCTACGTGCTCTGCTTGCTCCTGAACACCTGGATCCTTTCACGCGGCCTGCGCGGTGTGGAGCGCGCGGCGCAGATCGGCATGCCCCTGCTCATCCTCTTCGGGATCTTCCTCGCCATGCGCGGAATCACCCTGGGCACCAGCGGGGCCAGCACCGAAGTGCCCGGTGCGAGCGCATGGGACGGCCTCAACTTCCTGTGGACGCCGCAATTCGACAGCCTGAGCAATCCCAGCGTGTGGCTGGCAGCTGCCGGCCAGATCTTCTTCACCCTGAGCGTAGGCATGGGCACCATCCATTGCTATGCGGCTTATGTGCGGAGCAAGGACGACATCGCGCTCAATGCCGTCAGCGCCGGGTTCACCAACGAATTCGTGGAGGTGGTGCTGGGCAGCATGATCGTGATCCCGATCGCCGCCGGCTACCTCGGGCTCGACTGGGTGAAGCAGAACGCGGGCTTCGGCATGGCCTTCCAGACCATGCCCTTCCTCTTCGAGAAATGGGGGCCTTTCCTGAGCATGGCCGCAGGGGTGATGTGGTTCGGCCTGCTCTTCTTCGCGGGCATCACCAGTTCCTTGGCCATGGGAACCCCATGGATGGGTTTCATGCGCGATGAATTCGGATGGAGCCGAAACAAGGGAGCGTTGAGCTTCGGGGCCATTGTGCTCGCCCTCGGCCTGCCCACCGTGCTCATTTACCAAGTGGGCGCCAATGGCGCCGTGAACCAGGTCGTCTTCGACCAGTATGACTATTGGGCGGGCACCGTGGCGCTGGTCGTCTTCGCGCTTGCCGAGACCGTGCTCTTCGCATGGGTCTTCGGCATCGACAAGGGCTGGAAGGAACTCATGAGCGGCGCGGACCTGAAGGTGCCGACGATCTACAAGTTCATCATCAAGTACATCACACCGGCCATGCTGCTGGTCGTATTCCTCGGCTCGCTGTTCACCCCTGCCGGCAACGAATGGGGCGCCGCGCTCACAGGCCTGTTCTCCGGTGAAGGCTGGACCCTCGACAACGGCTCCATCATCAAGACCATCGGCAATGCGGGCCTGCACGATCAGCTAGCCGCCACCACGGATCCCGCCGGAATCGACGCCTTGAAGGACCAGCTGTTCTATACCAACGCCGCGCGGCTCATCCTCTTCGCCACATTCGCCGGGCTCGCCGTGCTGGTGTACCTCGCTGGCGCACGACGGCTCCGGTCAACCAAATCCTGA
- a CDS encoding SDR family oxidoreductase, which yields MRILVTGSNGLLGQKLVDALRDDAAVELFATGRGPDRTPDPLGNRYHAVDYTIRSDVDRVFEATRPDAVIHGAAMTNVDACETDPEACRLQNITATHHLIEAAKRHGSHFIFLSTDFIFDGMNGPYREDDAPAPLSVYGHSKLDGERLVMSSGLAKWSIARTIIVFGVAPGLSRSNVVLWAKSALEKGQSIKVVDDQWRMPTLAEDLADGCIRIAKQSATGIYHLSGPDGMSILELVQRVGAFFKLETSVVTPVKSDTLGQPAKRPPKTGFVIDKARSELGWNPRSFEEGLALVEAQLARG from the coding sequence ATGCGCATTCTCGTTACAGGATCGAACGGCCTGCTCGGTCAGAAACTCGTAGACGCCTTGCGCGACGATGCGGCCGTTGAGCTGTTCGCCACCGGACGCGGACCGGACCGCACGCCCGATCCGCTCGGCAATCGCTACCATGCGGTTGATTACACCATCCGGTCCGATGTGGATCGCGTATTCGAAGCAACGCGTCCCGATGCGGTGATCCACGGCGCGGCCATGACCAATGTGGATGCCTGTGAGACCGATCCGGAAGCGTGCCGATTGCAGAACATCACCGCGACGCATCACCTGATCGAGGCGGCCAAGCGGCATGGCAGCCACTTCATCTTCCTGAGCACCGACTTCATCTTCGATGGGATGAATGGCCCCTACCGCGAAGACGATGCGCCGGCTCCGCTCAGTGTCTATGGACACAGCAAGCTGGATGGCGAGCGTCTCGTGATGTCCTCAGGCCTCGCGAAGTGGAGCATCGCGCGCACCATCATCGTGTTCGGTGTGGCCCCAGGGCTGAGCCGGAGCAATGTGGTCCTTTGGGCGAAATCAGCCTTGGAGAAAGGCCAGTCGATAAAGGTGGTGGACGATCAATGGCGGATGCCTACGCTGGCTGAGGATCTCGCTGATGGCTGCATCCGCATCGCCAAGCAAAGCGCCACCGGCATCTACCACCTAAGCGGCCCGGATGGCATGAGCATCCTCGAACTCGTTCAGCGGGTTGGCGCCTTCTTCAAGCTCGAAACCTCGGTGGTGACCCCGGTGAAGAGCGACACCTTGGGCCAGCCGGCCAAGCGGCCACCGAAGACAGGCTTCGTGATCGATAAAGCGCGGAGCGAATTGGGCTGGAACCCGCGAAGCTTCGAAGAAGGGCTCGCCTTGGTGGAAGCGCAGCTCGCGCGCGGTTAG
- a CDS encoding 2-C-methyl-D-erythritol 2,4-cyclodiphosphate synthase codes for MAPSGSLPYRIGFGYDAHQLVVGRELWLGGVRIDHESGLDGHSDADVLLHALCDALLGAVGLGDIGQHFPNTDATWKGADSKRLLEAVVKLLHDRGWRVGNVDCTLVMERPKVMPHAASMRAAIAPLLHVAEDAVSIKATTNEQMGFVGREEGACAYAVAMVHRSEAVSG; via the coding sequence ATGGCCCCATCGGGCAGCCTCCCCTACCGCATCGGCTTCGGTTACGACGCGCACCAACTAGTGGTCGGCCGAGAGCTTTGGCTGGGCGGAGTGCGGATCGATCATGAAAGCGGCCTCGATGGCCACAGCGATGCAGACGTGCTCTTGCATGCCTTGTGCGATGCATTGCTCGGCGCCGTTGGCCTCGGCGACATCGGCCAGCATTTCCCCAACACCGATGCTACCTGGAAAGGGGCAGATAGCAAGCGCCTGCTCGAAGCCGTGGTGAAGCTCCTGCACGACAGAGGCTGGCGGGTGGGCAACGTGGACTGCACGCTGGTGATGGAGCGCCCGAAAGTGATGCCCCATGCGGCTTCGATGCGTGCCGCTATTGCGCCTTTGCTCCATGTTGCTGAAGATGCCGTGAGCATCAAGGCCACCACCAACGAACAGATGGGTTTCGTGGGCCGTGAAGAAGGCGCCTGTGCCTATGCCGTGGCGATGGTGCACCGTTCGGAAGCGGTGAGCGGATAG